In Pradoshia eiseniae, the following are encoded in one genomic region:
- a CDS encoding amino acid ABC transporter permease has protein sequence MPSFSHFFNTLIDTRGVFFDAMILTLQLTVVSILIGIIIGLVVALLKISRIKILGYLSDAYIYLVRGTPLIVQIFILYFGFSGIFLIPDFWAASLALAFHNGAYIAEIFRGTIQSIDKGQMEAGRSLGMTRGLAMRRIIFPQALRRALPPLGNQFIIGLKDSSLAAFISLNELFNVATTLGSNNFDEMNYLLIVAVYYLILVAILTLGLRALEKKMSISDQ, from the coding sequence TTGCCGAGTTTCTCGCATTTTTTCAACACATTAATTGATACACGCGGCGTTTTTTTTGACGCCATGATTTTAACACTCCAATTAACGGTAGTTTCTATTTTAATCGGTATCATAATCGGTTTAGTAGTGGCATTATTAAAGATTTCACGCATCAAAATCCTTGGGTATCTCTCTGATGCCTATATCTACCTTGTCCGCGGTACACCGCTTATCGTCCAAATATTTATCCTGTACTTCGGATTCAGCGGCATTTTCCTCATACCGGATTTCTGGGCTGCCTCACTCGCGCTCGCCTTCCATAATGGTGCCTATATTGCCGAGATCTTCCGCGGAACCATCCAATCCATTGATAAAGGTCAGATGGAAGCCGGCCGCTCACTCGGGATGACGCGCGGACTCGCAATGCGCCGTATCATCTTTCCGCAAGCCCTGCGCAGAGCCCTTCCGCCGCTTGGCAACCAATTTATCATTGGATTAAAAGACTCATCCTTGGCAGCCTTTATCTCGCTGAATGAATTATTCAACGTGGCCACAACGCTTGGCTCAAACAACTTCGACGAAATGAACTACCTGCTCATCGTCGCTGTCTATTACCTAATCCTAGTCGCCATCCTTACGCTCGGATTGCGCGCCCTAGAAAAGAAAATGTCCATCAGTGACCAGTAA
- a CDS encoding transporter substrate-binding domain-containing protein has translation MKLKYMSLAILIILISILSACAEKDKMESGAELIEEGKFVYTASGEFKPFSYMNDDMTMTGFDIEVGAAIAKELGLEPVQKQMKFKGIVEGVKTGRADVAVASHTINDARAKHVLFSTPYYYSGPQIFTRPDSNIKTADDLKGKEVAAAKGSTYADTASQYTSNIKMYDSDITALKALSNGRHDAVITDFVTGKTAAKEGFKIVGQQLIERSEQAVVIPKDNPILLEEVNNALESLREDGTLKEISMKYFGEDITTKPE, from the coding sequence ATGAAATTGAAATACATGTCACTAGCCATCCTGATCATATTAATCAGCATTCTTTCGGCCTGTGCCGAAAAAGACAAGATGGAAAGCGGCGCTGAATTAATCGAAGAAGGTAAATTCGTTTATACGGCTTCAGGTGAATTCAAGCCATTCAGCTATATGAATGATGATATGACCATGACAGGCTTTGACATTGAGGTCGGAGCAGCTATTGCGAAGGAGTTAGGGCTGGAGCCTGTCCAAAAACAAATGAAGTTTAAAGGAATCGTAGAAGGAGTCAAAACCGGCCGTGCCGATGTGGCTGTTGCAAGCCATACCATTAATGACGCACGTGCTAAGCATGTTCTATTCTCCACTCCCTACTACTACTCAGGTCCGCAGATTTTCACTCGCCCTGACAGCAATATCAAAACAGCCGATGACTTAAAAGGAAAAGAAGTCGCCGCTGCCAAAGGATCTACATATGCAGATACCGCAAGCCAATACACGTCAAACATTAAAATGTATGACAGTGACATAACCGCTTTAAAGGCACTCAGCAACGGCCGTCATGATGCTGTCATCACTGACTTCGTCACCGGCAAAACAGCCGCAAAGGAAGGCTTTAAAATTGTCGGCCAACAGCTGATTGAACGAAGTGAACAAGCTGTTGTTATCCCGAAGGATAATCCTATTCTGCTTGAAGAAGTGAACAATGCGCTTGAATCGCTCCGCGAAGACGGCACATTGAAGGAGATCAGCATGAAATACTTTGGAGAAGATATTACGACAAAACCAGAATAA
- a CDS encoding metal-sensitive transcriptional regulator, which produces MEYTDQMKNRVKRMEGQLRGILKMMEEGKDCKNVVMQLSAVRSAVDRTIGVVVSENLVECVKAAEGKEQEALVNEAVNLLVKSR; this is translated from the coding sequence ATGGAATATACAGATCAAATGAAGAATCGCGTTAAGCGCATGGAAGGTCAGCTGCGCGGTATTTTAAAGATGATGGAAGAGGGCAAGGATTGTAAGAATGTAGTGATGCAATTATCTGCTGTCCGTTCTGCCGTAGATAGGACAATCGGAGTAGTTGTGAGCGAGAATCTCGTTGAATGCGTGAAGGCCGCCGAGGGTAAAGAGCAGGAAGCTTTAGTGAATGAAGCCGTCAATTTATTAGTAAAAAGCCGATAG
- a CDS encoding rhodanese-like domain-containing protein: MKTIDPQEVQARLEAGEQLNIIDVREADEVAGGKIPQAIHIPLGLVEFKMNELDKNKEYLVVCHAGGRSARAVQFLESQGYNATNVDGGMLAWEGETE; the protein is encoded by the coding sequence ATGAAAACGATTGACCCACAAGAAGTACAGGCTAGGCTCGAAGCAGGAGAACAGTTGAATATCATTGATGTACGTGAAGCAGATGAAGTGGCAGGGGGCAAGATTCCTCAGGCCATCCATATTCCATTGGGGCTTGTCGAGTTTAAAATGAATGAATTGGATAAAAATAAGGAATATCTTGTTGTCTGTCATGCAGGCGGGCGCAGCGCAAGGGCAGTACAGTTTTTAGAATCTCAAGGGTATAATGCCACGAATGTAGATGGGGGCATGCTTGCTTGGGAAGGTGAAACGGAATAA
- a CDS encoding hemolysin family protein, translating into MYTANLIALFILLASTMFFVASEFAIVKVRATRINQLIEEGNKKAINAKRVITHLDEYLSATQLGITITSLGIGWLGEPTVKAIIEPLFIKLNISESAATLISFVIAFSLITFLHVVVGELAPKSVAIQKAEAITVNFAGPLILFYRITFPIIWALNHSARFIIGLFGIKPTSEGDVAHSEEELRMILSDSYQKGEINQTEYRYVNNIFEFDDRLAREIMVPRTEIDVFQIEDKIEDILEQLYDQQHTRFPVTDGDKDSIIGLINTKELMAECLKSRMKMDMTIEPFIKPIITVIESIPIHDLLIKMQQEQTHMAVLIDEYGGTSGLVTVEDILEEIVGEIRDEFDDDELPEIRKLGEDHYIVDSKLLLSEINDLLGTRLDNPDVDTIGGWYLTHKMDVIIGDSIEEEGYIFTISEAEEYHILYMEIKKVI; encoded by the coding sequence ATGTACACAGCTAACTTAATCGCGCTATTCATCCTGCTTGCAAGCACCATGTTTTTCGTGGCATCCGAGTTTGCAATTGTCAAAGTGCGTGCAACGAGAATCAATCAACTAATCGAAGAAGGAAATAAAAAAGCGATTAATGCGAAGCGAGTTATCACGCATTTGGATGAATATTTATCGGCTACCCAGCTTGGCATCACCATTACCTCCCTTGGGATCGGTTGGCTGGGAGAACCTACTGTAAAGGCCATTATAGAGCCCTTGTTCATTAAATTGAATATATCAGAGTCCGCAGCCACATTGATTTCCTTTGTGATTGCCTTCTCTCTCATCACATTCTTACATGTAGTTGTCGGTGAGCTGGCTCCAAAATCTGTCGCCATCCAAAAGGCTGAGGCCATTACAGTGAATTTTGCGGGCCCTTTAATTTTGTTTTATCGGATTACCTTTCCAATCATATGGGCACTCAATCATTCCGCGCGGTTCATCATTGGACTGTTCGGCATTAAGCCTACATCAGAGGGAGATGTCGCCCACTCCGAAGAGGAGCTCCGTATGATTTTGAGCGATAGCTACCAAAAAGGAGAAATCAATCAAACCGAATACAGATATGTCAATAATATTTTTGAATTCGATGATCGGCTGGCGCGAGAAATCATGGTGCCTCGCACTGAAATTGATGTATTCCAAATAGAGGACAAAATTGAGGATATCCTTGAACAGCTCTACGATCAGCAGCATACTCGCTTTCCTGTCACCGATGGGGATAAAGACTCCATTATCGGACTTATCAATACGAAGGAGCTTATGGCAGAATGCCTCAAATCCAGGATGAAGATGGACATGACCATTGAGCCCTTTATCAAACCAATCATCACTGTCATTGAATCAATTCCTATTCATGACCTGCTAATCAAAATGCAACAGGAACAGACCCATATGGCCGTCTTGATTGATGAGTATGGAGGAACTTCCGGGCTTGTCACCGTGGAGGATATTCTAGAGGAGATTGTCGGAGAGATCCGGGATGAATTTGATGATGACGAGCTACCTGAAATCCGCAAATTAGGTGAAGACCATTACATCGTTGATTCTAAATTACTATTATCAGAGATAAATGATTTGCTCGGCACCCGTTTAGATAATCCTGATGTAGACACTATCGGAGGCTGGTATCTAACTCATAAAATGGATGTCATCATCGGTGATTCCATTGAAGAAGAAGGATACATCTTTACTATTTCAGAGGCTGAAGAATACCATATCCTCTATATGGAAATCAAAAAAGTGATATAA
- a CDS encoding putative holin-like toxin: MSVFETLMVTFGFATLLLSIITIKK, translated from the coding sequence TTGAGCGTCTTTGAAACCCTTATGGTCACATTTGGCTTTGCCACGTTGCTGCTAAGCATTATTACAATAAAAAAATAG
- the rraA gene encoding ribonuclease E activity regulator RraA, giving the protein MKTADLCDKYADQLKLCKLPLSSYGGKKEFHGFIRTVEVFEDNSMVKESLQTIEPGTVLVVDGAGSRNCALLGDLLAGIAADRKISGIIINGCVRDSSELAAIPVGVKAIGTCPFKSKKRGEGTKHIPLSFGEVDWIPGQYVYADNDGILIAERPVHT; this is encoded by the coding sequence ATGAAAACAGCTGACCTATGTGATAAGTACGCAGACCAGCTTAAGCTCTGTAAGCTACCACTTTCTTCTTATGGCGGCAAAAAAGAGTTTCACGGATTCATACGGACTGTAGAAGTATTTGAAGATAACTCCATGGTGAAAGAAAGCCTGCAAACCATTGAACCAGGAACTGTTCTGGTCGTTGATGGAGCCGGTTCCAGAAACTGTGCCCTGCTTGGCGACCTCCTAGCAGGCATTGCTGCAGACCGCAAGATTAGCGGCATCATCATTAATGGATGTGTCCGTGACTCCTCCGAATTAGCTGCTATCCCTGTTGGCGTTAAAGCAATTGGCACATGCCCTTTTAAAAGTAAGAAAAGAGGCGAAGGAACAAAACATATTCCCCTCTCCTTTGGAGAAGTTGATTGGATCCCCGGCCAGTATGTGTATGCAGACAATGATGGCATATTAATAGCGGAAAGGCCCGTGCACACATAA
- a CDS encoding YegS/Rv2252/BmrU family lipid kinase, translated as MVMYNHALFIYNQAAGQANTEKALAAVLPEISVHVKELQIIQTEREGETTEICREWGERTDLVIVLGGDGTVHEAINGLAELEIRPILGILPGGTCNDFSRMLRIPQNLARAAKILMQGKTQLLDVGKVNDHYFLNFWGVGLVADTSTNIDAGQKKVLGKLSYFLSALKTMQAAEPFHFTLEADEHHLKGEAVMILVMNGRYIGTNQIPFPNMKIDDGLFDVLIVRDSTFGSLIEVFNLEELPPNNAEAVGNLQHFQTSSLSVQTSPVLEADTDGEIYSETPAELIVLNKHIQMLVGD; from the coding sequence ATGGTTATGTATAACCATGCACTATTTATATATAATCAAGCAGCTGGTCAGGCTAATACCGAGAAAGCTCTTGCGGCTGTTCTCCCGGAAATTAGCGTTCATGTTAAAGAGCTGCAGATTATACAGACGGAGCGGGAGGGCGAAACGACGGAAATATGCAGGGAATGGGGCGAGAGAACCGATCTGGTCATTGTCCTCGGTGGAGATGGAACTGTTCATGAAGCTATCAATGGACTGGCTGAATTGGAGATAAGGCCGATTCTTGGCATACTGCCAGGGGGTACCTGCAATGATTTCAGCCGGATGCTCCGTATTCCGCAAAACCTAGCAAGAGCCGCTAAAATTCTCATGCAGGGCAAGACGCAGCTTTTGGATGTTGGGAAGGTGAACGATCACTATTTTCTGAACTTCTGGGGAGTAGGTCTTGTAGCAGACACTTCAACCAATATTGATGCTGGACAGAAGAAGGTGCTGGGAAAGCTAAGTTACTTTCTAAGTGCTTTGAAGACTATGCAGGCAGCAGAACCTTTTCATTTCACCCTTGAAGCAGATGAGCATCATCTAAAAGGGGAGGCTGTCATGATCCTAGTTATGAATGGGCGGTACATTGGAACGAACCAAATTCCGTTTCCAAATATGAAAATTGATGATGGTCTGTTTGATGTGCTAATTGTACGAGATTCCACCTTCGGGTCTCTTATTGAAGTATTCAATCTAGAGGAACTCCCTCCGAATAATGCAGAAGCTGTAGGAAATTTGCAGCATTTCCAAACGTCATCGCTCTCTGTGCAAACGAGTCCGGTTCTCGAGGCCGATACAGATGGGGAAATTTATTCAGAAACACCTGCAGAATTAATCGTATTGAATAAGCATATTCAGATGTTAGTCGGAGATTAA
- a CDS encoding aminoglycoside N(3)-acetyltransferase, producing MSSLIEQTPFPRTRDQLRKDLRELGVEPGMTLLVHSSLSSIGWINGGAVALIQALMDAVTDKGTIIMPTQSADYSDPAEWLLPPIPWEWWDTVRSTMPAYEPDITPTRGVGKVPELFRTFKDVVRSSHPHVSFAGWGARKDEILNFHSLEYGLGEQSPLRRMYDLDAHVLFIGTTYETNTCFHLAEYRAGNREETVKGAPLLVEGVRKWVEFQDLDYDDTDFNEIGEEFERTHLVKRGKIGSAHSRLFSMREAVDFAEKWMKNPS from the coding sequence ATGAGTAGTTTAATTGAACAAACCCCCTTCCCAAGAACAAGAGATCAGCTGCGAAAGGATTTACGCGAACTTGGAGTGGAACCTGGAATGACCCTTTTGGTTCATAGTTCATTATCCTCTATTGGGTGGATTAACGGGGGAGCAGTCGCCCTTATCCAAGCATTGATGGATGCTGTGACCGATAAGGGGACAATCATCATGCCGACGCAATCAGCTGATTATTCCGACCCGGCAGAGTGGCTTTTACCCCCAATTCCGTGGGAATGGTGGGATACGGTCCGCAGCACAATGCCTGCCTATGAACCGGACATTACACCTACGCGTGGGGTCGGCAAGGTTCCAGAGCTTTTCAGAACATTTAAGGATGTAGTAAGAAGCAGCCATCCCCATGTCTCCTTTGCGGGATGGGGAGCAAGGAAAGATGAAATTCTAAACTTTCACAGTCTTGAATACGGGCTAGGAGAACAGTCGCCTCTTAGAAGAATGTACGATTTAGATGCCCATGTTCTGTTTATTGGGACGACCTATGAGACAAATACGTGCTTTCACCTGGCAGAGTACAGAGCGGGCAACCGGGAGGAAACCGTGAAGGGGGCTCCTCTCTTGGTCGAGGGCGTGAGGAAGTGGGTTGAATTTCAGGATCTCGATTATGATGATACTGATTTTAATGAAATCGGGGAGGAATTTGAGCGAACGCATCTTGTCAAGAGAGGCAAGATAGGCAGTGCTCACTCTCGATTGTTCTCAATGAGGGAAGCAGTAGATTTCGCAGAGAAATGGATGAAGAATCCTTCATGA
- a CDS encoding histidine phosphatase family protein, whose amino-acid sequence MLTIYLTRHGLTEWNVNRRMQGWGNGELTEKGISDAKALGKRLKEVPIDKVYSSSSKRAFETAKYIIGDRELSLIQMDDLREINFGDWDGRIREEIEAEYPDEFKVFWETPHLFNRNSGETFEHVRKRAIRSLQHIIEENKEGTVLIVTHSIFLRVLMTYIKDIPLSDVFKSTPPGNTSLFKIEMTDGELKLIFENDMQHVE is encoded by the coding sequence TTGCTTACCATTTATTTAACGAGACACGGACTAACCGAATGGAATGTGAATCGACGCATGCAAGGATGGGGTAATGGTGAATTAACAGAGAAGGGCATCAGTGATGCAAAGGCTCTCGGGAAACGCCTGAAGGAAGTGCCGATTGATAAAGTGTATAGCAGTTCCTCCAAAAGGGCTTTTGAAACAGCTAAATACATTATTGGGGACAGAGAACTTAGTCTCATTCAAATGGACGACTTGCGTGAGATAAACTTTGGAGATTGGGATGGACGTATTCGCGAGGAGATTGAAGCGGAATACCCAGATGAATTTAAGGTATTCTGGGAAACGCCCCATCTCTTTAATCGGAATTCTGGCGAGACCTTTGAACATGTGCGAAAAAGAGCCATTAGGTCCTTGCAGCATATCATTGAAGAAAACAAGGAAGGAACGGTCCTTATCGTCACACATTCTATCTTCCTTCGTGTTCTAATGACCTACATTAAGGATATTCCGCTTTCAGATGTCTTTAAATCAACTCCTCCAGGCAATACCAGCCTCTTTAAGATAGAAATGACAGATGGAGAATTAAAACTAATTTTTGAAAATGATATGCAGCATGTAGAATAA
- a CDS encoding metal-sensitive transcriptional regulator, which translates to MDDSLRESLNSCEHKSVRSSHHSEETKRNLVHRLNRIEGQIRGIKGMIAKDIYCDDIITQIAATQSALNSVGKLLLEGHMKSCVLERIQDGDTEVLDEVLITIQKLMKK; encoded by the coding sequence ATGGATGATAGTCTTCGAGAATCATTAAATAGCTGTGAGCATAAATCAGTCAGATCAAGCCACCATTCAGAGGAAACAAAGCGAAACTTGGTTCACCGTCTCAACCGGATAGAAGGACAAATAAGAGGGATCAAGGGTATGATTGCCAAGGATATCTATTGTGATGATATCATCACTCAAATTGCGGCAACACAATCAGCGCTTAATTCCGTGGGGAAGCTCCTGCTTGAAGGCCATATGAAAAGCTGCGTTCTTGAGAGAATACAAGATGGTGACACGGAAGTCTTAGATGAAGTGTTAATTACTATACAGAAGCTAATGAAAAAATAG
- the copZ gene encoding copper chaperone CopZ encodes MKTEVLNVNGMSCGHCVKAVEESVGGLAGVRSVDVDLSGGKVEVSYDESAVTLDSIKETIDDQGYEVE; translated from the coding sequence ATGAAAACAGAAGTATTGAACGTAAACGGTATGTCTTGCGGACATTGTGTAAAGGCAGTAGAAGAAAGTGTTGGGGGCTTAGCGGGCGTAAGGTCTGTGGATGTTGATTTAAGCGGAGGCAAGGTTGAAGTATCATATGATGAGAGTGCGGTGACGCTTGATTCCATTAAGGAGACGATTGATGACCAAGGCTATGAGGTAGAATAA
- a CDS encoding heavy metal translocating P-type ATPase, with translation MKEVRFQVTGMSCAACSARIEKVLGKMDGVEEANVNLATETTTVQYDSKRVAAQDIKEKVEKIGYGVVTNQANLIISGMSCAACATRIEKGLAKMDGVIGANVNLALEEGTIEYIRGQVSERDLIARIEKLGYEASLKEKAEKEDNLREKAIKKQQRKFIFSAILAFPLLWTMFGHFSFTSWMYVPDFLMNPWVQLLLATPVQFIIGWQFYSGAYKALRNGSANMDVLVALGTSAAYFYSLYEAIRSAGHGHHPALYFETSAILITLILLGKLFEAKAKGRSSAAIKKLMGLQPKTATILRENEELTVPLEEVQVGDLIYVRPGEKIPVDGKVIEGASSIDESMLTGESIPVDKQPGDLVYGATINHNSYLKIKAVKIGKETALAQIIKVVEQAQGSKAPIQRMADKISGIFVPIVVGIAVLTFFAWYFIVSPGDFSEALENTIAVLVIACPCALGLATPTSIMAGSGRSAELGILFKGGEYLETFQQIDTIIFDKTGTLTHGKPALTDIHVLGQWDEEEVLQLAASVERPSEHPLAKAIVEAANERQLETLAVTSFEAIPGYGVMGMLDGRQIRIGTRRFMQRAHLSIDQNVSLMTELESAGKTAMIVAIDEEIAGVIAVADTIKESSASAVKKLQAQGIDVWMISGDNQQTAEAIAKQAGIMNVIGEVLPEGKADEVRKLQAQGKKVAMVGDGINDAPALALADIGIAIGTGTDVAMEAADITLMKGDVQGVSDALNISRQTMKNIKQNLFWAFGYNTLGIPIAVSGLLAPWLAGAAMAFSSVSVVLNALRLQRLKL, from the coding sequence ATGAAGGAAGTTCGTTTTCAAGTAACGGGAATGAGCTGTGCTGCTTGCTCTGCAAGGATTGAGAAGGTTCTCGGCAAAATGGATGGGGTCGAAGAGGCGAATGTAAACCTTGCGACCGAAACCACAACGGTCCAGTACGATTCGAAAAGAGTGGCGGCGCAGGACATCAAAGAGAAAGTGGAGAAAATCGGGTATGGAGTTGTCACAAATCAAGCAAATCTCATTATATCTGGCATGAGCTGCGCAGCATGCGCGACAAGGATTGAAAAAGGCTTGGCAAAGATGGATGGAGTTATTGGGGCCAATGTGAATCTAGCCTTAGAGGAAGGCACGATTGAGTATATCCGGGGCCAAGTGTCAGAAAGAGATCTGATAGCAAGAATTGAGAAGCTTGGCTATGAGGCTTCCCTTAAAGAGAAAGCAGAGAAAGAGGATAATCTGAGAGAGAAAGCCATTAAGAAGCAGCAACGTAAATTTATCTTCTCGGCTATCTTGGCATTTCCGTTGCTGTGGACGATGTTTGGTCATTTTTCCTTTACCTCATGGATGTATGTGCCGGATTTCCTTATGAATCCGTGGGTACAGCTTTTGCTCGCAACACCTGTCCAGTTCATCATTGGATGGCAATTCTATAGCGGGGCTTATAAGGCATTACGCAATGGGAGCGCAAATATGGATGTATTGGTCGCGCTAGGCACGTCCGCTGCGTATTTTTACAGCTTATATGAAGCTATCAGAAGTGCTGGACATGGACATCATCCTGCTCTTTATTTCGAAACAAGCGCCATCTTAATCACGCTGATTCTTCTCGGTAAGTTATTTGAGGCAAAAGCGAAAGGGCGTTCTTCAGCGGCAATTAAGAAGCTGATGGGCCTTCAGCCCAAAACAGCCACAATTCTTCGGGAAAACGAAGAATTGACGGTTCCGCTTGAGGAGGTTCAAGTTGGCGATCTTATTTATGTGCGGCCTGGTGAAAAAATTCCGGTAGACGGAAAGGTCATTGAGGGTGCTTCAAGTATTGATGAATCTATGCTCACGGGCGAAAGTATTCCTGTTGATAAACAACCTGGTGATTTAGTTTACGGAGCAACAATCAATCATAATAGTTACCTTAAGATCAAAGCAGTCAAAATTGGGAAAGAGACAGCCCTTGCCCAAATTATTAAGGTTGTCGAGCAAGCCCAAGGATCTAAGGCGCCAATCCAGCGTATGGCCGATAAAATTTCAGGGATATTCGTGCCGATAGTCGTCGGTATAGCTGTTCTCACCTTTTTTGCATGGTATTTCATTGTTTCACCTGGCGATTTCAGTGAAGCTTTAGAGAATACCATTGCTGTGCTCGTTATCGCCTGTCCATGTGCCTTGGGGCTAGCTACACCGACCTCTATCATGGCTGGTTCCGGTCGATCTGCCGAACTGGGTATTTTATTTAAGGGAGGAGAGTACCTTGAAACCTTCCAACAGATTGATACCATCATTTTTGATAAAACAGGTACACTTACACACGGGAAGCCTGCCTTAACAGATATTCATGTGCTTGGTCAATGGGATGAAGAGGAAGTGCTGCAGTTAGCGGCATCTGTTGAAAGACCTTCTGAGCATCCTCTGGCAAAAGCAATTGTTGAAGCGGCAAATGAGCGCCAGCTGGAAACATTGGCGGTTACTTCCTTTGAAGCTATCCCAGGATACGGGGTAATGGGCATGTTGGACGGACGGCAGATACGTATCGGTACAAGGCGTTTCATGCAGCGGGCTCATCTTTCCATTGATCAAAACGTGTCTCTTATGACCGAATTAGAAAGCGCCGGGAAGACAGCCATGATTGTTGCCATTGATGAAGAGATTGCCGGTGTTATAGCTGTTGCGGACACCATCAAGGAATCCTCGGCAAGCGCCGTCAAAAAGCTGCAAGCCCAAGGGATTGATGTATGGATGATTAGCGGAGATAATCAGCAAACAGCTGAAGCGATTGCTAAGCAGGCGGGGATTATGAATGTCATTGGGGAAGTGCTTCCCGAAGGAAAAGCCGATGAGGTACGAAAATTACAAGCGCAGGGCAAGAAGGTTGCCATGGTCGGCGACGGAATTAATGATGCGCCAGCACTTGCGCTGGCTGATATCGGCATCGCCATTGGTACGGGTACAGATGTAGCGATGGAAGCAGCTGATATCACACTTATGAAGGGCGATGTTCAAGGAGTTTCCGATGCGCTAAATATTAGCAGGCAAACGATGAAGAATATCAAGCAAAACCTTTTCTGGGCATTTGGATATAACACCCTTGGCATACCAATTGCTGTTAGCGGTCTGCTTGCCCCATGGCTTGCGGGGGCAGCAATGGCGTTCAGCTCAGTCAGTGTTGTCCTGAATGCATTGCGTCTGCAAAGATTGAAGCTCTAA